The proteins below come from a single Nitrospirae bacterium CG2_30_53_67 genomic window:
- a CDS encoding preprotein translocase subunit SecG yields the protein MIPLLIVIHITVCIIMILIVLLQGGKGADIGASFGGASQTVFGSSGPTDFMGKLTTWCAAIFMITSLSLAYLSGGNKASSVVNMAPLTSEKQESSSIPAPAPEGIDQTLPPIEQKQGVPESPAPSQEKAPAPETEAK from the coding sequence ATGATTCCTTTATTAATTGTCATCCACATAACGGTCTGTATCATCATGATCCTTATCGTGTTGCTGCAAGGGGGAAAGGGCGCTGACATCGGGGCCAGCTTCGGCGGGGCCAGCCAGACGGTTTTCGGCAGTTCCGGCCCCACGGATTTTATGGGCAAGTTAACCACCTGGTGTGCGGCGATCTTTATGATCACTTCTTTAAGCCTGGCTTATTTATCGGGCGGGAACAAGGCCTCATCCGTGGTGAATATGGCCCCCCTGACCTCCGAAAAGCAGGAATCTTCGAGCATCCCAGCCCCTGCCCCGGAGGGAATAGACCAGACACTCCCCCCCATCGAACAGAAGCAAGGCGTTCCGGAAAGTCCTGCTCCATCTCAGGAGAAGGCCCCTGCGCCGGAAACAGAAGCCAAATAA
- a CDS encoding triose-phosphate isomerase, whose protein sequence is MRRKMIAGNWKMYKTVTEALALVEGLKKKLNQIDDVDMVVAPPFTSLARVYQAIQSSNIMLAAQDLFYEKEGAYTGEVSGGMLKDVGCQYVIVGHSERRGYFGETDEMVNRKVHAALNAGLTAILCFGESLEERDAGKTFQVVSRQVKAGLAGCSEKEMGNIVMAYEPIWAIGTGKTATPAQANEVHSYLRHLLSDAVNDQTAEKTMILYGGSVKPSNAAELMNQPDIDGALVGGASLTVESFSEIIFSSRG, encoded by the coding sequence ATGCGACGAAAGATGATTGCCGGGAACTGGAAGATGTATAAGACCGTGACTGAGGCGCTTGCGCTGGTGGAGGGACTGAAGAAGAAGCTCAATCAGATTGATGATGTGGATATGGTGGTGGCCCCCCCGTTCACGTCGCTGGCCAGGGTTTATCAGGCCATTCAATCCAGCAACATCATGCTCGCCGCACAGGACCTCTTTTATGAGAAGGAAGGCGCTTATACCGGAGAGGTTTCCGGCGGGATGCTCAAGGACGTGGGATGCCAGTATGTGATCGTAGGACATTCCGAGAGGAGAGGATACTTCGGAGAGACCGATGAGATGGTCAACAGAAAGGTCCATGCGGCCTTGAATGCCGGACTGACCGCCATCCTGTGCTTCGGCGAATCTTTGGAAGAGCGGGATGCCGGGAAGACCTTCCAAGTGGTGAGCCGGCAGGTTAAGGCCGGTCTTGCCGGATGCAGCGAAAAAGAGATGGGAAACATCGTGATGGCCTATGAGCCGATATGGGCCATTGGAACGGGTAAGACCGCCACGCCGGCACAAGCCAACGAAGTTCATTCCTACCTTCGTCACCTTCTCTCTGATGCCGTCAATGACCAGACTGCGGAAAAGACGATGATTCTTTACGGAGGGAGCGTGAAGCCGTCCAATGCTGCGGAACTGATGAATCAGCCGGATATCGACGGGGCATTGGTGGGAGGAGCCAGCCTGACCGTGGAATCCTTCTCAGAGATTATCTTCTCCAGTCGTGGATAG
- a CDS encoding phosphoglycerate kinase: MTIEDVELEGKRVFIRVDYNVPMDDDGNITDDRRIRASLSTINYCIDRGARVILASHLGRPKGVRNAKLSLTATAKRLNRLLNKEVRFAPDCVGPEVRAMIDSLRNGDIILLENLRFHPGEEINDEGFAKELAQGMDVYVNNAFGTAHRAHASTFGISRFVPVAVAGFLMKKEIEYFEKVITNPVRPFVAILGGSKVSGKIGVIKNLIDRVDKIIIGGGMMFTFLKDSQLEVGNSLVEEEMVDSALHMLKRARKQGVKFYLPVDVVVADRIHAHANTKIVTVQEIPQGWYGLDIGPASSKLFELALQGAKTIVWNGPMGVYEIDAFSRGTSSLAHTVAGCYATTIIGGGDTADAVNRAGEADNMTFISTGGGASLQLLEGKSLPGIEGLTEKKVL; this comes from the coding sequence ATGACGATTGAGGATGTGGAATTAGAGGGGAAGCGTGTTTTTATCCGTGTTGATTATAATGTTCCTATGGACGATGACGGGAACATCACCGATGACCGAAGGATTCGGGCGTCTCTGTCAACGATTAACTACTGTATTGATCGAGGGGCCAGGGTGATTCTCGCCTCTCATCTGGGGAGGCCCAAGGGGGTTCGGAATGCCAAACTTTCTCTGACTGCCACGGCCAAGAGACTCAACCGTCTCCTGAATAAAGAGGTGCGGTTCGCTCCGGATTGCGTGGGCCCGGAAGTCCGTGCCATGATCGATTCCCTTCGGAACGGCGACATCATTTTATTGGAAAACCTTCGTTTCCATCCGGGGGAAGAAATCAACGATGAAGGGTTTGCCAAAGAGCTGGCCCAGGGCATGGATGTCTATGTAAACAACGCCTTTGGAACAGCACACCGGGCGCATGCCTCGACCTTCGGGATCAGCCGCTTTGTCCCGGTAGCCGTGGCCGGATTTCTCATGAAAAAAGAGATCGAATATTTTGAAAAGGTCATTACGAATCCGGTGCGTCCTTTTGTGGCGATCCTGGGGGGGTCCAAGGTTTCCGGAAAGATCGGTGTGATCAAGAACCTGATAGACCGGGTGGACAAAATCATCATCGGGGGCGGAATGATGTTCACTTTTCTCAAGGACTCCCAGCTTGAAGTGGGGAACTCCCTCGTTGAAGAGGAGATGGTCGATTCTGCCCTTCACATGCTTAAGCGTGCCCGGAAACAAGGGGTCAAGTTCTACCTCCCTGTGGATGTGGTTGTGGCCGACCGGATTCATGCCCATGCCAATACCAAGATCGTCACGGTCCAGGAGATTCCTCAAGGATGGTACGGATTGGATATAGGGCCGGCCTCCAGCAAACTTTTTGAGCTGGCGCTTCAGGGCGCTAAGACCATTGTCTGGAACGGGCCCATGGGAGTCTATGAGATCGATGCCTTCAGCCGGGGGACCTCGTCGCTGGCGCACACCGTGGCCGGATGCTATGCCACCACGATTATCGGAGGGGGAGATACCGCTGATGCGGTCAACCGGGCCGGCGAGGCCGATAACATGACCTTCATCTCCACGGGCGGAGGGGCCTCGCTGCAGCTCCTTGAGGGGAAAAGCCTTCCCGGCATTGAAGGGTTGACCGAAAAGAAGGTTTTGTAA
- a CDS encoding protein TolQ produces MQAGWVVKGVLLILLIFSVACWAIIFYKYRVIRLARIQSNNFLKVFWMDHPLNTLIRSAKQYSASPISRLFEAAYDELNKIMQKEALLKKKSQNSEAHVEMTGITETMGIERIKRALNRATISEITRLERSITFLATTGSTSPFIGLFGTVWGIMSAFRGIGARGSASLAVVAPGISEALVATAAGLAAAIPAVVAYNHFVRKIRVLANEMQNFSSEFITIAEKYLEK; encoded by the coding sequence ATGCAGGCAGGCTGGGTGGTCAAGGGGGTTCTCCTGATCCTGCTGATATTCTCCGTGGCCTGCTGGGCCATCATTTTCTATAAATATCGTGTCATCCGTCTGGCCCGGATCCAATCGAACAATTTTCTCAAGGTTTTCTGGATGGATCATCCCCTGAATACCCTGATCCGTTCAGCCAAACAATATTCGGCCAGTCCCATCTCAAGACTCTTTGAGGCCGCATATGATGAGCTGAACAAGATCATGCAAAAAGAGGCGTTATTAAAAAAGAAGTCTCAAAATTCTGAAGCGCATGTTGAAATGACGGGGATCACCGAGACCATGGGAATTGAGCGCATCAAACGGGCCCTGAACCGGGCAACCATCTCCGAGATCACGAGGCTGGAGCGATCCATCACCTTTTTAGCCACAACCGGCAGCACCTCGCCGTTTATCGGGCTTTTCGGCACGGTCTGGGGAATCATGAGCGCCTTCCGCGGGATCGGCGCCCGGGGGTCGGCCAGCCTGGCCGTGGTCGCTCCGGGGATCTCCGAGGCCTTGGTGGCTACAGCCGCAGGGCTTGCCGCGGCAATTCCTGCGGTCGTGGCCTATAACCATTTTGTTCGCAAGATCCGGGTTCTTGCCAATGAGATGCAAAACTTTTCTTCCGAATTCATTACGATCGCGGAAAAATACTTGGAGAAGTAA
- a CDS encoding protein TolR translates to MGPTGKNNEYGSMSEINVTPLVDVMLVLLIIFMVTAPMLQQGIDVDLPKTKTSPIKIEEERLVVTVTQSKNIYINKTPFTFEELQKKLIKILEADPHKEVFLRADKNVPYGFVVKVMAAIKEAGIQKLGMVTDVSEIAD, encoded by the coding sequence ATGGGACCGACAGGAAAAAATAATGAGTACGGCAGCATGTCGGAGATCAACGTGACTCCCCTCGTGGACGTCATGCTGGTGCTGCTGATCATCTTTATGGTGACCGCACCCATGCTGCAGCAGGGAATAGACGTGGATCTGCCGAAAACCAAGACTTCTCCCATCAAGATCGAGGAAGAGCGCCTCGTGGTCACCGTGACCCAAAGCAAGAATATCTATATCAACAAGACCCCTTTTACTTTTGAGGAATTGCAGAAGAAACTGATAAAAATCCTGGAGGCAGATCCCCATAAGGAGGTTTTCCTTCGAGCCGACAAAAACGTACCTTACGGTTTCGTGGTCAAGGTCATGGCGGCCATCAAGGAAGCGGGTATCCAGAAGCTGGGCATGGTCACCGACGTGTCGGAGATAGCAGATTGA
- a CDS encoding Tol-Pal system beta propeller repeat protein TolB has translation MNRHLTPYLKKVAVLAMTSIFFLFLSDASADPKIYLDINAPVIRRLPVAIQLFKDLKQAPEDLPIGKELHETLSDDLSFSGLLQILDPTSFIEDPAASDTDPSKIRFEDWRIVGADVLIKGTYLRSGDQLQTIFYLYDVILQKQILAKKYYGKVSEVRRMAHRFANEIIKQITGEEGAFDTRIVYLSIAGGFYEIHIMDYDGYNDHVSLKEKPIIVAPKWSTDGEKIVFTSYREKNPDLYQIIAQTGEVQKISGEPGINTGGVYSPGGGRLAYVMSKEGNPEIYILDKYSKTPRAMTKNFATDVSPAWSPDGKQIAFMSDRAGTPQIYIMDYSGTNVSRVTSQGKYNASPAWSPRGDRIAFSSQTNGHFQIATIKPDGSQMILLTSNAGNNEYPSWSPDGRFLCFSSTLGGKPDIYIMNANGTNLRKITSNPAKNTAPNWSPGISVE, from the coding sequence ATGAATAGACATCTTACCCCCTATCTGAAAAAAGTTGCCGTTCTGGCCATGACCTCCATATTTTTTCTTTTTCTCTCGGATGCTTCGGCCGATCCCAAGATCTACCTGGATATCAATGCCCCGGTTATCCGGAGGCTCCCTGTGGCCATCCAACTCTTCAAGGATTTGAAACAGGCTCCTGAGGACCTCCCCATCGGGAAGGAGCTTCATGAGACCTTAAGCGACGACTTGTCCTTTTCCGGGCTGCTCCAGATCCTGGATCCCACGAGCTTCATTGAAGACCCCGCTGCTTCGGATACCGATCCGTCCAAGATCCGCTTCGAAGACTGGCGGATCGTGGGTGCCGATGTCCTGATCAAGGGAACCTATCTTCGGAGCGGAGACCAGCTCCAGACCATATTTTATCTCTATGATGTGATCCTGCAAAAGCAGATTCTTGCGAAAAAATATTACGGCAAGGTCAGCGAGGTTCGAAGGATGGCCCATCGTTTTGCAAACGAGATCATCAAACAGATCACCGGAGAGGAAGGGGCCTTCGATACCCGGATCGTCTATCTCTCCATTGCCGGCGGTTTCTATGAGATCCATATCATGGACTACGACGGTTATAATGACCATGTCAGTCTGAAGGAAAAACCCATCATCGTTGCGCCCAAATGGTCTACAGACGGCGAAAAGATCGTTTTTACCTCATACAGGGAAAAGAATCCCGACCTCTATCAGATCATCGCACAGACCGGCGAAGTCCAGAAAATTTCCGGGGAACCCGGCATCAATACAGGAGGCGTTTACTCGCCCGGAGGGGGAAGGCTGGCCTACGTCATGAGCAAAGAAGGCAATCCTGAGATCTATATTCTCGACAAGTACTCCAAAACCCCGAGGGCGATGACCAAAAACTTTGCGACGGATGTATCCCCAGCCTGGTCGCCGGACGGCAAACAAATCGCCTTCATGTCGGATCGGGCAGGGACTCCACAGATCTATATCATGGATTACAGCGGCACAAACGTATCCAGGGTCACCTCCCAGGGTAAATACAATGCCTCGCCGGCCTGGTCTCCACGGGGGGACCGGATCGCCTTTTCCAGTCAGACCAATGGGCATTTCCAGATCGCAACCATCAAGCCGGATGGGTCCCAGATGATCCTGCTGACGTCCAATGCCGGGAACAATGAGTACCCTTCCTGGTCGCCGGATGGACGGTTTCTCTGCTTCAGTTCCACACTGGGCGGGAAACCGGACATTTATATCATGAACGCCAATGGCACAAATCTTCGTAAAATCACCTCAAATCCGGCTAAAAATACGGCGCCCAACTGGTCGCCAGGCATTTCTGTTGAATAA
- a CDS encoding peptidoglycan-associated lipoprotein has protein sequence MSFSIMAMAVVLLFAFGGCAKKVDTTKSAAGEEGAGTGMKQGGMGSEEIEAIQPKELKDISFDFDRFDLSPEARATLADDAAWLESNPNVKVAVEGHCDERGTNEYNIALGDRRAKSAYNYLINLGIKADRLSTISYGEEKPQCTEHEESCWSKNRRAHLSAK, from the coding sequence ATGTCTTTTAGTATCATGGCCATGGCGGTCGTACTCTTATTCGCCTTTGGCGGTTGCGCGAAGAAAGTGGACACGACCAAATCAGCCGCAGGGGAAGAAGGCGCCGGCACAGGCATGAAACAAGGCGGTATGGGCTCTGAAGAGATCGAGGCGATCCAACCCAAGGAACTCAAGGATATCTCTTTTGATTTCGACCGTTTTGATCTCTCTCCGGAAGCGCGTGCAACCCTGGCCGACGATGCTGCATGGCTTGAAAGCAATCCTAATGTCAAGGTGGCGGTTGAGGGTCACTGCGATGAGCGGGGCACCAATGAATACAACATCGCCCTGGGAGACAGAAGGGCAAAAAGCGCCTATAATTATCTGATCAATTTAGGGATCAAGGCCGACCGCCTCTCCACCATTTCGTACGGCGAGGAAAAACCCCAGTGTACGGAACATGAAGAGTCCTGCTGGTCGAAAAACAGACGGGCACACTTGTCCGCGAAGTAA
- a CDS encoding tol-pal system protein YbgF: protein MKDVLQKSAEWDVSSKDVRRKMADFSSQTDSIQNQIQQLAGRVDEIQDRSDTRVNTAPVQQGISEEIRNLKEHLSFLEARVAELEKTLSPTKPMNMEIPSSTGPSESPLAPPPAAEIERPPALPIEETRKESSPPEDERAYNEAMDAMKQRQYEKAIRQLRSFIKKYPGNELNDNAQYWIGESYFAQKKYEEAIIEFEEVITQYPKGEKIPAALLKEGLSFQELKDTSMARQLLKKLVDQYPDAEEAKMARQKLKQL, encoded by the coding sequence ATGAAAGACGTCCTGCAGAAATCCGCTGAATGGGATGTGTCATCCAAGGATGTCCGCAGGAAGATGGCGGATTTTTCTTCTCAGACGGACTCGATTCAGAATCAAATCCAGCAGCTTGCCGGACGAGTTGACGAGATTCAGGATAGAAGCGACACTCGTGTGAATACTGCCCCTGTACAACAAGGGATTTCGGAGGAGATTCGGAACCTGAAGGAACATCTTTCATTCTTAGAAGCCAGAGTGGCGGAACTGGAAAAAACCCTTTCTCCCACAAAGCCGATGAACATGGAGATTCCTTCATCAACCGGCCCCTCCGAATCCCCTCTGGCGCCTCCACCGGCGGCTGAAATCGAGAGACCGCCTGCGCTGCCGATTGAAGAAACACGGAAAGAGTCCTCACCCCCTGAGGACGAGCGGGCATACAACGAAGCCATGGATGCAATGAAGCAGAGACAGTATGAGAAGGCCATCCGACAGCTTCGCAGCTTTATCAAGAAATATCCGGGGAATGAACTCAATGACAATGCCCAGTACTGGATAGGTGAATCTTACTTTGCGCAGAAGAAGTATGAGGAGGCCATCATCGAGTTCGAAGAAGTGATCACGCAATATCCCAAGGGGGAAAAGATCCCGGCCGCCTTGCTCAAGGAAGGGCTTTCATTCCAGGAGCTCAAAGATACCAGCATGGCCCGCCAACTCCTGAAGAAGCTAGTTGATCAATATCCTGACGCGGAAGAAGCGAAGATGGCCAGGCAGAAATTGAAACAGCTATAG
- a CDS encoding haloacid dehalogenase codes for MHLPWDEIDTVLLDMDGTLLDRYFDDYFWEVFVPREYAESNGISTERAAKELTARYKKEEGTLNWTDLDFWSEELGLDIPFLKTQVEHLIQVHPYVERFLCFLRDAGKEICLVTNAHGKTLDLKMKKTLLGPFFHEIISAHDFGVPKEDTMFWKALVSHLGFDKDRALLAEDSEANLRSARQAGIRHLVFVARPSTQAPIRGSSEFPSIIYFLELLPGQGVSR; via the coding sequence ATGCATCTGCCGTGGGATGAGATCGATACCGTGCTCCTGGATATGGACGGGACTCTGCTCGACCGGTACTTTGATGATTATTTCTGGGAGGTCTTCGTTCCGAGGGAGTATGCCGAGTCCAACGGCATTTCCACGGAAAGGGCCGCGAAGGAGTTGACGGCGCGATACAAAAAAGAGGAAGGGACGCTGAACTGGACCGATCTTGATTTCTGGTCCGAGGAACTGGGTCTCGACATCCCTTTTCTCAAGACACAGGTTGAACACTTAATCCAGGTGCACCCTTATGTAGAACGGTTTCTGTGTTTTCTAAGGGATGCAGGAAAGGAAATCTGCCTGGTGACGAATGCGCATGGGAAGACCCTGGATCTGAAGATGAAGAAGACCCTTCTCGGGCCTTTTTTCCATGAGATTATCTCCGCTCATGATTTCGGCGTTCCAAAGGAGGATACTATGTTTTGGAAGGCCTTGGTGTCCCATCTCGGTTTTGATAAGGACCGTGCGCTTCTGGCCGAAGACAGCGAAGCCAATCTCCGTTCTGCGAGGCAGGCCGGTATCCGTCACCTTGTTTTTGTCGCTCGCCCAAGCACACAGGCGCCCATTCGCGGGTCTTCGGAATTCCCTTCTATTATCTATTTTCTGGAACTTCTTCCCGGTCAAGGCGTATCTCGTTAG
- a CDS encoding adenylosuccinate synthase, whose product MATVVAVGSQWGDEGKGKIVDILTEKAQMVARYQGGHNAGHTVVIGDQEYILHLIPSGILHPDKKCVIGNGVVIDPAALMQEVEGLEQKGIRLDGRFYISKNAHLIMPYHLALEKWSELAKGDRKIGTTGRGIGPAYSDKMARTGFRVSDLLDPDLFRKKLKSNLSYYNPLIKALYQGDEINAEPILRDYSRYAERIRSWASDVSLLIHESMNKGEHILCEGAQGTLLDVDHGTYPFVTSSNPTAGGACTGLGFGPARVDHVIGVVKAYTTRVGSGPFPTEVKGDLEERFRSIGKEFGASTGRPRRCGWFDALVVQYSVRINALASCALTKLDVLDGFDPIPICTGYRYKGSAIKEFPVEIAVLEACEPVYEEIPGWKCSTVGVQAFQKLPEKARNYIKRLEDLIRVPFSIISTGQKREETILIGNPFQ is encoded by the coding sequence GTGGCGACGGTAGTGGCGGTCGGTTCCCAGTGGGGTGACGAAGGTAAAGGAAAAATTGTGGACATCCTGACGGAGAAAGCCCAGATGGTGGCCCGGTACCAGGGAGGCCACAATGCCGGCCACACCGTGGTCATCGGCGATCAGGAATATATTCTTCACCTGATCCCGTCCGGCATTCTTCATCCCGACAAGAAGTGCGTGATCGGCAACGGAGTCGTGATTGATCCCGCCGCCTTGATGCAGGAAGTGGAGGGTCTGGAGCAGAAGGGGATCCGTCTGGATGGCCGTTTTTATATCAGTAAAAATGCCCACCTGATCATGCCGTATCATCTTGCGCTGGAAAAATGGAGTGAACTCGCAAAAGGCGACAGGAAGATCGGCACAACCGGCCGAGGGATCGGTCCGGCCTATTCGGACAAGATGGCGAGAACCGGTTTCCGAGTCTCGGACTTGCTTGATCCCGACCTGTTTCGGAAGAAGCTGAAATCCAACCTGAGCTATTACAATCCCCTGATCAAGGCGCTCTATCAAGGCGATGAAATCAACGCGGAACCGATTCTCAGGGATTACAGCCGCTATGCAGAAAGGATCCGATCATGGGCATCGGACGTCTCCCTTTTAATTCATGAGAGTATGAACAAAGGCGAGCATATCCTTTGCGAGGGGGCGCAGGGGACGCTTCTGGACGTAGACCACGGGACGTATCCCTTTGTGACCTCATCCAATCCCACAGCCGGAGGGGCCTGCACCGGTCTCGGTTTCGGACCTGCCAGGGTGGACCATGTCATCGGCGTGGTCAAGGCCTACACCACACGCGTGGGGAGCGGGCCTTTCCCGACTGAGGTCAAAGGGGATCTGGAAGAAAGGTTCCGAAGCATCGGCAAGGAATTCGGCGCCTCCACCGGGCGTCCCAGGCGCTGCGGGTGGTTTGATGCCTTGGTGGTTCAGTATTCGGTCCGCATCAATGCTCTGGCAAGTTGCGCGCTCACCAAGCTCGATGTCCTGGATGGATTCGATCCCATACCGATCTGCACGGGGTATCGTTATAAAGGGTCAGCTATAAAGGAATTTCCTGTAGAAATCGCTGTCCTTGAGGCCTGCGAACCGGTCTACGAAGAAATCCCGGGCTGGAAGTGCAGCACCGTGGGAGTCCAGGCCTTTCAGAAACTTCCTGAAAAGGCCCGGAATTATATCAAAAGGCTGGAAGATCTGATCAGAGTTCCTTTCTCAATTATTTCTACCGGGCAGAAGCGGGAAGAGACGATTCTCATCGGCAATCCTTTTCAATAG
- a CDS encoding phosphoglycerate dehydrogenase, with product MKILISDNLAPEGITIFKEAGMEVDARTSTPAEELAGMIGEYDGLVIRSATKVTEGLLKHAARLKVVGRAGTGLDNVDIAAASRKGIVVMNTPGGNTITTAEHTLAMIMSMCRNIPEATASLKIGKWEKKKFTGIELYGKTLGVIGLGNIGKNLAQRARSLGMNVIGYDPYMTEEMARSLGVSLVSLDEIYAQSDIITVHTPLSPETRYLINSETISRMKNGVRLVNCARGGIIKEADLLEALKSGKVAGAALDVFENEPPLGNPLLQLENVVVTPHLGASTSEAQVNVAVMVAKQMVEYLKTGVARNARNMAAVSADEFQKIQPYISLGEKLGSFLGQVADGRADEVIMEFFGDASALNTDPVSNGILKGFLSNFTDVNYVSAPFLAKDLGIRISEIKSSERPNFQNKIMVTIRGKYGRNSISGTLFNNKDPRIVMVDGMPLEAIPEGEMLIFRNHDKPGVIGSVGIALADAGINIARMQFGREEPGGKAISIVNVDSPVDKNLLKKLSGLPNVVDVRVARL from the coding sequence ATGAAGATTCTGATCAGCGACAACCTGGCCCCTGAAGGGATAACCATCTTCAAGGAGGCGGGCATGGAGGTCGACGCCAGAACATCGACGCCGGCGGAGGAACTTGCCGGGATGATCGGGGAATACGATGGTCTGGTGATTCGAAGCGCCACCAAGGTGACCGAAGGACTCCTTAAACATGCAGCCCGGCTGAAGGTTGTGGGACGCGCCGGAACGGGTCTCGATAATGTGGATATCGCCGCCGCCAGCCGCAAGGGGATTGTGGTCATGAACACGCCCGGAGGGAACACCATCACCACGGCGGAGCATACCCTGGCTATGATCATGTCCATGTGCCGCAATATCCCTGAGGCCACGGCGAGCCTGAAGATCGGCAAGTGGGAAAAGAAAAAATTTACAGGCATTGAACTCTATGGGAAGACCCTCGGGGTCATCGGTCTGGGCAATATCGGGAAGAACCTGGCCCAGCGTGCCAGATCTCTCGGTATGAACGTCATCGGATACGATCCTTACATGACCGAGGAGATGGCCCGTTCCCTGGGCGTGAGTCTGGTCTCGCTTGATGAGATCTACGCGCAGTCCGATATCATTACGGTCCATACTCCGCTCTCGCCCGAAACACGATACCTGATCAACTCTGAGACGATATCCAGGATGAAGAATGGTGTCCGCCTGGTGAACTGTGCCCGCGGCGGGATCATCAAGGAGGCGGATCTCCTTGAGGCTCTGAAAAGCGGTAAAGTAGCCGGGGCCGCTTTGGATGTATTTGAGAACGAACCCCCCTTGGGCAATCCTTTGCTGCAGCTTGAAAATGTGGTGGTCACCCCTCATCTCGGGGCATCCACCAGTGAGGCACAGGTGAACGTGGCTGTCATGGTGGCCAAACAGATGGTGGAATACCTCAAGACCGGTGTGGCAAGGAATGCCCGGAACATGGCCGCCGTTTCCGCGGATGAGTTCCAAAAGATCCAGCCGTATATCTCACTGGGGGAAAAGCTCGGATCCTTCCTCGGCCAGGTAGCCGACGGAAGGGCCGACGAGGTGATCATGGAGTTTTTCGGAGATGCCTCGGCATTGAATACTGATCCTGTTTCCAATGGAATTCTCAAAGGGTTCCTCTCGAACTTTACGGATGTCAACTACGTGAGCGCCCCCTTTCTGGCCAAAGACCTGGGTATCAGGATATCTGAAATCAAGTCGAGCGAAAGGCCGAATTTTCAGAACAAGATTATGGTCACCATTCGTGGGAAATACGGCCGGAACTCTATTTCCGGGACCTTGTTCAACAACAAAGACCCCAGGATCGTCATGGTGGACGGGATGCCCCTTGAGGCCATACCGGAAGGGGAGATGCTCATTTTCCGGAATCATGATAAACCGGGTGTGATCGGCAGCGTGGGAATAGCCCTGGCCGATGCCGGGATCAACATCGCCCGTATGCAATTCGGACGGGAGGAGCCGGGAGGCAAGGCCATTTCTATCGTGAATGTCGACAGTCCTGTGGATAAGAATCTCTTGAAAAAACTGTCCGGTCTTCCCAATGTAGTGGATGTCCGGGTGGCCCGTTTGTAA